In a single window of the Dreissena polymorpha isolate Duluth1 chromosome 3, UMN_Dpol_1.0, whole genome shotgun sequence genome:
- the LOC127874602 gene encoding transcription factor 21-like — translation METGNNVPGSAMVTEGSGVPDTIASEEDLAKLDEIDVDTLKSKYNPEYNLRKKTIVNRLKTEKKKQLPRTPKPKTSPAPLSKYRRRAANARERGRMEDINNAFETLKGVLPNIEEGPNFKMTKITTLRLAMNYISALKDMLGHPTDSDDAVSDLTGELTSDLNSDGDSTGTPSVSSADDACLSPDSVDGNFLTMDFLSDVKLDDFETVDTENILLDCT, via the coding sequence ATGGAAACAGGCAACAATGTTCCGGGAAGTGCAATGGTGACCGAGGGTTCAGGCGTTCCCGACACGATTGCGAGTGAGGAGGACCTAGCAAAACTTGACGAAATCGACGTGGACACGTTAAAGTCGAAATACAACCCAGAGTACAATTTGCGCAAGAAAACAATAGTCAACCGATTGAAGACGGAGAAAAAGAAGCAACTGCCAAGAACGCCGAAACCAAAAACGTCCCCTGCTCCGCTGAGCAAGTACCGGAGACGTGCCGCAAATGCGAGGGAGCGGGGGCGTATGGAAGATATAAACAATGCGTTCGAAACACTAAAAGGCGTTCTCCCGAATATTGAAGAGGGGCCAAACTTCAAAATGACAAAGATCACAACGTTACGGCTCGCGATGAACTACATTTCCGCTCTTAAAGACATGCTTGGTCACCCCACCGATAGCGACGACGCTGTCTCAGACCTCACCGGAGAGTTAACTTCCGACCTCAACTCGGACGGCGACTCCACCGGAACCCCCAGCGTCTCGTCCGCAGACGACGCGTGTCTGAGTCCGGACTCTGTCGACGGGAATTTCTTGACAATGGATTTTCTTTCCGATGTGAAACTGGATGATTTCGAAACCGTCGACACTGAAAATATACTACTGGACTGCACGTAA